The following are from one region of the Aspergillus luchuensis IFO 4308 DNA, chromosome 4, nearly complete sequence genome:
- the chiA1 gene encoding class III chitinase ChiA1 (COG:G;~EggNog:ENOG410PIRU;~InterPro:IPR017853) gives MVNRFRELFALVPERTFYISGAPQCPIPDPQLGDAIAQSPFDFVWVQFYNTAGCAASDSINGVSTGFNFDDWVDVIKRGANPDAKLYVGLPAGPAAAGTGYYLTPEEVYPLVNVYMNLYPETFGGIMLWEATASDENTFNGLTFADLIKDILVAVDPSPPVPSPSSSSAIASSTPAASSTPVASSAPASSTSTPSSSPVPSSSAVSTPAVSSTTESSSTPVVSSSVSASSSPIASSPVASSSSIPSNTAIASSTPVASSAPVTTSTAGASSSLIVPSSPVASSPAVPSSSAVTSNTPVASSSVVASSSPIVSSKPAASSSAILSSTPVASSAPAVSSSPTASGSTIASSSAIASSSAIASSSAIASSSAIASSSAIASSKPAASSSAIVSSTPAVSTPVASRTPVVSSSAIASSSPVASSTPGVSSSPAVSSTPAVSSSPAVSSSPAASSTPAMSSSPSASSTPIIPSSAVSSAVASSSPIPSSSIVRSSTLLHSSSPALSSTHTSSNPVVPSSPAISLTPSSTPVRSTSSVAPGKSSSVPIISKPSSTVIASFTSSSGPLPSSSAPAGTGVPSSTLSHPSSTPLLSSSPVSSAEPVSSSSAVGSSVGSSSSVVPEVSTRSSLSVVPPSTPIASVSGTTIVSVTTSSSGSGSPTVSSSVNTSSTDASTRASATSVESTSSGSVITSVTPSGAPHASSSTSSVVTTISSVPSDSSSSSGNEITSSTESASSTSSQTGAKTTSVASGSSAAASTSTSGAAANGSGAQDSTKSTDHASTFSSSYSTPLASVSRQTDGATTVPTGVPTGNGSGLAPITSSITSAPAVPSVTSSGSESEPTITTTVIVTSYIDICPEGFTTITTTYTTTYCPATASATATVTNPPGAPAQTTSPSVPEGWTTTVTVCTHCAPTPTTVTLTLPATNRPSGLASSTSAPYSPEDWTTTVSVCTDCGPTPTTVTVTVPVSAATGVDALTANPSGSQSTGESSPGQSAPTAPTAPASTAPTTTATVIVAPSQSSTSQPVILGTGSVRASSTFHIQPSQSGSRVPVAPSGTAAGVSPVFTGAASRVSQLQHGAGAVSAFALFLLAAI, from the coding sequence ATGGTCAATCGGTTCAGAGAGCTCTTCGCCTTGGTCCCGGAACGTACCTTTTACATCTCTGGTGCCCCCCAATGCCCGATACCCGACCCTCAACTCGGTGATGCGATTGCCCAATCCCCCTTTGACTTCGTTTGGGTGCAATTCTATAACACTGCTGGCTGTGCCGCTAGTGACTCTATCAATGGTGTCAGCACCGGCTTCAACTTTGACGACTGGGTGGATGTCATCAAGCGTGGAGCCAACCCGGACGCAAAGCTCTATGTGGGATTGCCTGCCGGTCCCGCTGCAGCAGGAACTGGATACTATCTGACCCCGGAGGAAGTCTACCCTCTGGTGAATGTGTATATGAACCTCTACCCGGAGACGTTTGGAGGTATCATGCTTTGGGAAGCAACGGCTTCGGATGAGAATACGTTCAATGGGCTCACATTTGCCGACTTAATCAAAGACATCCTGGTTGCAGTTGATCCTTCGCCACCGGTTCCCAGCCCTTCGTCTAGCAGTGCTATCGCCTCAAGCACACCTGCGGCGTCGAGTACCCCTGTTGCGTCAAGCGCTCCTGCTTCATCCACCTCGACTCCGTCAAGCAGTCCAGTTCCGTCAAGCTCTGCTGTTTCCACTCCCGCGGTTTCGAGTACAACCGAGTCTTCCAGTACTCCTGTGGTGTCAAGCAGCGTCTCTGCGTCAAGTAGCCCTATCGCATCAAGCCCTGTGGCGTCGAGCTCTTCAATTCCGTCCAACACTGCTATTGCCTCCAGCACTCCTGTGGCAAGCAGCGCGCCCGTGACCACCAGTACCGCTGGTGCTTCCAGCTCCCTGATTGTCCCTAGCTCCCCAGTTGCCTCTAGCCCTGCTGTTCCCTCCAGCTCTGCTGTTACATCTAACACTCCCGTGGCCTCCAGCTCTGTTGTCGCCTCCAGCTCTCCTATTGTGTCAAGCAAACCGGCAGCATCTAGCTCTGCTATCCTTTCCAGCACCCCTGTGGCGTCCAGTGCCCCCGCTGTCTCTAGCTCTCCTACTGCATCTGGATCCACTATTGCGTCCAGCTCTGCTATTGCGTCCAGCTCTGCTATTGCGTCCAGCTCTGCTATTGCGTCCAGCTCTGCTATTGCGTCCAGCTCTGCTATTGCGTCTAGCAAGCCAGCAGCATCTAGCTCTGCCATCGTTTCCAGTACTCCGGCGGTCAGCACCCCTGTGGCATCCAGAACTCCCGTTGTCTCTAGCTCTGCTATTGCATCCAGCTCTCCTGTTGCGTCTAGCACTCCGGGAGTATCTAGCTCTCCTGCTGTGTCAAGCACCCCAGCAGTATCAAGCAGCCCTGCTGTCTCGAGTTCTCCTGCGGCATCGAGCACTCCTGCCATGTCAAGCAGCCCGTCTGCATCAAGCACCCCCATCATTCCAAGCTCGGCTGTCAGTTCTGCCGTTGCATCGAGCTCTCCCATTCCTTCGAGCTCCATTGTAAGGTCGAGCACTCTGCTTCATTCCAGCTCACCGGCTCTGTCGAGCACTCACACCTCCAGCAATCCTGTGGTGCCAAGCAGTCCAGCCATTTCCCTCACTCCTTCAAGCACACCTGTCCGTTCAACTTCATCTGTTGCTCCAGGAAAGTCATCCAGTGTCCCTATTATTTCCAAGCCATCCTCCACGGTTATTGCGAGTTTCACCAGTTCTTCTGGGCCATTGCCCTCTTCCAGCGCTCCTGCTGGGACCGGGGTTCCATCATCTACCCTGTCACATCCGTCTAGCACACCGTTGCTGTCAAGCTCACCTGTCAGCTCTGCCGAGCCGGTCTCTTCAAGTTCTGCTGTAGGATCCAGCGTGGGTTCCTCGTCCAGTGTGGTTCCTGAAGTGTCGACCAGGTCAAGCTTGTCGGTTGTTCCCCCCAGCACGCCCATCGCATCGGTTTCGGGAACAACAATCGTGTCTGTTACTACTTCGTCAAGTGGATCGGGCAGCCCCACCGTGTCAAGCTCTGTCAACACGTCGAGCACAGATGCTTCAACACGTGCTTCTGCCACTTCCGTGGAGTCTACTTCCTCGGGATCGGTGATTACATCGGTGACTCCATCCGGCGCCCCTCATGCGTCAAGCTCCACCAGCTCCGTTGTTACCACTATCTCATCGGTGCCTTCTGACAGCTCGTCCTCGTCTGGTAATGAAATAACATCGAGCACCGAGTCTGCTAGCTCAACATCAAGCCAGACTGGAGCGAAAACAACTTCCGTTGCTTCAGGCAGCTCGGCAGCAGCCAGCACCTCAACCTCCGGTGCCGCTGCGAATGGCTCGGGTGCTCAGGACAGCACAAAGTCTACTGATCACGCCAGCACCTTTTCCTCGTCGTACTCGACTCCCTTGGCCAGCGTTTCAAGACAAACAGACGGCGCAACTACTGTTCCAACTGGTGTACCAACCGGCAACGGCAGTGGACTCGCTCCGATTACTTCCAGCATCACATCTGCCCCGGCGGTACCTTCGGTGACGTCCAGTGGCTCGGAGTCGGAGCCCACCATCACTACCACGGTCATTGTGACTTCTTACATTGACATCTGCCCCGAAGGGTTCACCACGATCACCACGACTTATACCACTACCTACTGTCCTGCAACGGCGTCTGCCACAGCCACCGTCACCAACCCTCCCGGCGCTCCAGCGCAGACCACTAGTCCCAGCGTCCCTGAGGGCTGGACGACGACTGTGACCGTATGCACTCACTGCGCTCCCACACCGACTACTGTCACTCTTACTTTGCCGGCCACCAATCGGCCATCAGGGCTGGCGTCCTCGACCAGCGCACCCTACTCTCCTGAAGACTGGACCACTACGGTCAGTGTCTGTACCGACTGTGGCCCTACACCTACCACGGTCACGGTCACGGTTCCCGTCAGCGCTGCAACAGGTGTCGATGCTTTGACTGCCAATCCTTCCGGCAGTCAGTCTACCGGAGAGAGCTCGCCCGGCCAAAGTGCCCCTACAGCCCCTACAGCCCCCGCGTCAACAGCCCCCACCACGACTGCGACGGTCATTGTGGCCCCGAGCCAATCGTCAACCAGCCAGCCGGTGATTCTTGGAACCGGCAGCGTCCGTGCCTCATCGACCTTCCATATCCAGCCATCCCAGAGCGGATCCCGAGTGCCTGTAGCTCCCAGCGGCACGGCCGCCGGCGTGTCGCCCGTATTCACCGGCGCGGCTTCACGGGTGTCACAACTGCAACACGGCGCAGGTGCAGTGTCAGCGTTTGCGCTGTTCCTCTTGGCAGCCATCTAG
- a CDS encoding uncharacterized protein (COG:O;~EggNog:ENOG410QEA5) produces MDFIKNMAEEVIEKKFGGGGSSSSQQQQQSYQSESYGRQESYGSGGGYGGESYGRQESYGGGYGGGEGYGRQESYGRQEGGYGGGSGYGGGYGGGEGYGRQEGGYGGGYGGGEGYGRQEGGYGGGYESRQEGGYYGEQQQQRPDHSRRNMALGVGAGVLLGGAAVVGGEMIHDKWEEDKEEIKEDVEDFPEDAARWTGEKVGEVEEIPDRIERKWDNAVDDVEEIPEDVAGWAGEKVGDVERFGDNMENAYDEGKYEGREDSW; encoded by the exons ATGgacttcatcaagaacatggccgaagaagtcatcgaaAAGAAATTCGGTGGCGGcggctcctcctcttcccaacaacagcaacaatccTACCAGAGCGAATCCTACGGTCGTCAGGAGTCCTacggcagtggtggtggttacgGCGGCGAGTCCTACGGTCGTCAGGAATCCTACGGCGGCGGCtacggaggtggtgagggctACGGCCGTCAAGAATCCTACGGTCGTCAAGAAGGTGGAtacggcggcggcagcggctaTGGTGGTGGCtacggcggtggtgagggcTATGGACGCCAGGAGGGCGGATACGGAGGTGGCtatggcggtggtgaaggcTATGGCCGCCAGGAGGGAGGATATGGTGGTGGCTACGAGTCCCGTCAGGAAGGTGGATACTATGgtgaacagcagcaacagcgtcCTGACCACAGTCGTCGCAATATGGCGCTGGGTGTTGGTGCCGGAGTGTTGCTTGGTGGAGCGGcggttgttggaggggagatGATTC ATGATAAATGGGAGGAAGATaaggaggagatcaaggaagATGTGGAGGACTTCCCCGAGGATGCGGCTAGATGGACGGGTGAGAAG GTCGGTGAAGTCGAAGAGATCCCCGATCGCATCGAGCGCAAATGGGACAACGCcgtcgatgatgtcgaggaaATCCCTGAGGATGTGGCCGGATGGGCCGGCGAGAAGGTCGGAGATGTGGAGCGGTTCGGTGATAATATGGAGAATGCGTATGATGAGGGCAAGTATGAGGGTCGTGAGGATAGTTGGTAG
- the CEFD2 gene encoding CaiB/BaiF CoA transferase family protein (COG:I;~EggNog:ENOG410PIN1;~InterPro:IPR023606,IPR003673;~PFAM:PF02515;~TransMembrane:2 (i122-139o151-171i);~go_function: GO:0008410 - CoA-transferase activity [Evidence IEA]): MPAPLDGLRVVELAGLAPGPFTGLLLADYGASVLRIDRPKAKSADQLTRRKTSATIDLRDPDSHRVLLSVLKDADVLIDPYRPGVLERLGLSPSKVLLKHNPRLIVARLTGFRRDGKYKDMAGHDINYIAVAGVLSMIGRSGERPYPPLNLLGDFAGGGATCFLGILLALISRTHTGRGQVVEANMVDGSAYLAAMPRLGRQTPFWDAPRGQNTLDGGSPFYDTYETKDKGKYFAVGALEPQFYDALLKGLELNPEELPPRDNKDNWPALRAAFAKRFKDKTRAEWEAVFDGTDACATPVLEQDELEESGYEQRPVVHLVETPGLPIPADDGGWTGGGLIPGTGGEETLKTWLGWKKGRDYDVRRDGALVKLPDGKAKL, translated from the exons ATGCCGGCTCCTCTCGATGGACTCCGTGTGGTCGAGCTGGCTGGCCTAGCCCCCG GCCCCTTCACCGGTCTACTACTTGCTGACTATGGAGCCTCTGTATTGCGAATCGATCGACCAAAAGCTAAGAGTGCCGACCAGTTGACTCGCAGGAAAACTTCCGCTACCATTGACCTCCGAGACCCCGACTCTCATCGAGTGCTCCTCTCCGTCCTTAAGGACGCCGATGTCCTGATTGATCCATATCGTCCCGGTGTTTTGGAGCGACTGGGCTTGTCGCCGTCGAAAGTGCTTCTGAAACATAACCCCCGCTTGATTGTGGCTCGTTTGACGGGTTTCCGTCGCGATGGCAAATACAAGGATATGGCGGGTCACGACATCAACTACATTGCTGTGGCGGGGGTACTGTCTATGATAGGTCGGTCGGGAGAACGCCCTTACCCACCACTCAACCTCCTGGGCGATTTTGCTGGTGGAGGTGCCACATGCTTCTTGGGGATTCTGTTGGCATTGATCTCGCGCACGCACACCGGACGCGGCCAGGTCGTCGAGGCAAACATGGTCGACGGCTCTGCGTATTTGGCTGCAATGCCACGGTTAGGCAGACAAACGCCCTTCTGGGATGCGCCTCGCGGTCAGAATACGCTGGACGGAGGCAGCCCGTTTTACGACACATACGAAACCAAGGACAAGGGAAAGTATTTCGCAGTGGGTGCGTTGGAGCCGCAGTTTTACGATGCTCTGTTGAAGGGGCTCGAACTGAACCCCGAAGAGCTTCCGCCACGGGATAACAAGGACAACTGGCCTGCGCTGCGGGCTGCCTTCGCTAAGCGGTTCAAAGATAAGACTCGGGCGGAGTGGGAGGCCGTATTCGATGGTACAGATGCCTGCGCCACACCTGTGTTGGAACAAGATGAGCTCGAGGAAAGTGGCTATGAGCAACGGCCCGTCGTCCATCTAGTGGAAACTCCCGGGCTCCCGATTCCGGCCGACGACGGAGGCTGGACCGGGGGTGGCCTGATACCTGGCACTGGGGGCGAAGAGACACTCAAAACATggctggggtggaagaaAGGCCGCGATTATGATGTCAGGCGCGATGGAGCGCTAGTGAAGCTACCGGACGGCAAAGCGAAGCTCTGA